The Arachis ipaensis cultivar K30076 chromosome B10, Araip1.1, whole genome shotgun sequence DNA window TTGAGTTTGATCTTCCACTCTGTCAAGGCAATGATTGGTGTGACGGTGTCGCTCTTCCTCACTGAAGCTAGAGATATCAACATCACACAGTGGACAAAGAACAGAACCTCCAACGCCATCAACACGCGGCATCATCCTAGATCTTTCATCTTCATCTAACTCATTGCACAAATTCAGCAACAGATCGAGGTtcgaatcatcatcatcatcatccaaagGTTTTCCAGATCCGTGGCTGAGCCGCGCGTGTGGTCCCAACGCCACCAGCTTGGACTCTATCGAATTTTGAAAGTACGCGCAGTTGGTTTTCTCCTTCAGGCCCTGGGACTCCGCGGAGCACGAAGGAACGACGTCGTTTTGCTGTTGGGAATGACAAACGGTGGCACAATCTATGGTGGAAGGGATGCAATCCAAGCTGCAGTTTTCAATATTAAAGTCAGTGTCGTAAGGGGGAACGTTCTCCTTGCCGAAGTGATGTGTGGTCGTTGACTTGTGCTTGAGTTTCTTGGATGGACGGTGAGGATTGGAAGGGGCAAGTGTGGTCTGCGTAAGAGGGAGGTGGAAATCATCGTCGTCATAGTCGTGTTCGGGAAAAGAGAACTGAGCTTCAGTGTGGCAGTGGCTGCGACTCATCATCATCCCTTGAAACTTGGAAAGAGATCGATAGGAGATAAAGTCATGGAACccctttttcaaataattttacaGCTTCCAAATGGAGGGAAACCTCCATCATATTTTGAAGCCGAGTCCACCAGGGCCCAATAAAGCCCACTTCATCCACTTCCTCTATCATTAATTTACTATTAGAGTATTTACCCAAATTGGTCCCCAAAGAATTTTGAAGTGGACGTTTTGGTCCCTAACAAAATTTAATTATGTAATTAGTCTCCAACTTTTGTAAACGTCCGTCATTTTAGTCCTTCTGTTAGTTTCCTCCGTGAAATTCTAACGGTAGAGTTCAACGTGTCACTTTTAGGTGATGAGTCAACCGTTAAGTGCCACATGTTCAATCAAGACAAATTGGTCCCTATTTTGAATGATGCTAAACGCGGCGTTTTAGGAGTAGGGCACGAGAGTGTGTGTCGTTTCGTTAGCTGAGTGGCTTTAAAGGTCCATTTTTGTCTTCCTCCCCCAAAACGAAATTACAACCAGCACCCTCTCTTCCCCTAGGTTTTACAAAAAAAGCCACCACCACGTGAACCCGTAGTCAGTCTTCCGACGACCTCACTGACATTGTTGACTCAAGACTTTGTACCAAACGAAGTTATTGTAGAAGAAGGTTTTGCCGGTCTATCGGTCTTCACCGGTCAAGTTAGTATATCTTTTCTCTATTATGATGCGGATGGTATAGTTGATCATCGTTGCAATTATTCGAATGTGTTTACCTTGTGTATCTGTTTCTGGCAGTAGAAATTAGTTACTGAAGAAAGTGTTTTTAAGTTCTTCATTACTATGAAAATCAATTACTGATAAGTGACGTAATGCATGCATATATGAGTTTAACATTAAAAACATTCAATATTTTGTGGTAAATACACTACATTAATTAATCTAGTTATCACAATTAGGAAATTAAAGTTTGAGCATTTGTTGTTTAATATGAAATTGCTCTGTATAAGTTTGTGTTCTGATTTTGACATTTTATTCCATGTTTATGGATTGCAGATGACTGATTGGGTTATCCCTGTCTTTCAACATGGGGGAGTTTTGTCAAAGATAACAAGGGTGAACTACTTTACATTAATGGGAATGTAAAGAGATTTCCTCCTTTGGATCTTGATTTAgtgaattattttgatttgaagaAAATGTTTGAAGAACTTGGCTACCATGCATACAAAAAGATGTATTGGTATGACCCAACAGCTCCTAGTTATGAAGCAGGCCTACATCCTATATATGGAGACAAGGAAATCAGAGAGATATGTGACAAAAAGAGGGAGGACAGAGAGACGGATGAATTGTGTCTGTTCTTTGATCATCCAATTAAGGAAGATGTTGATTTTGAGGATAGCGATGATACTGATGAGCATAGTGAGGCCGAGGTCTTGTCTGATGAGCCAATTTCTGACAACGATAGCTATGATAGCTATGAAAGTGCTGAAGACGAGGCGTATAAACCCCCACCTCCAGGATTTGAGGATGACACCGATGATAGCTATGATAGCTTTGAAGAtgaagaactcatgaagaaaacaaagagaaaaggtGGCAAAAGAGATAAGAAGGGTAAGAAGAAAGCTGTTGGAAAAAAggataatgcaaggaagatggcTATTGAAAAAAGGGATAATGCAAGGAAGAAAGGTGGGCCTAAACAGACTACTAGGCCCAATGACAAATATGGGCCCAATATAACTGTTGGGCCTACTCCTACTAATGGGTCTACTCCTACTGCTAGGCCTAGTCCTACTGCTGGTGGGTCAGAATTTGGTGTTGGACCGGGTATAGCAGAGGAAGGGGATGACATCTTTAGTGATGAGTCTGATGGTTTAGGATTTGAGTCAGAGGGCTTTGATACACCTCAATCATCAGACAATGAGGGAGATGATTTTGATTGGCTCCAATTCAATGAGGAAGCAGACTTTGGTGATGTTCAACTCCAATTGAACATGGAGTTTGCCACATTGGATCAATTCAAGCATGCCTTAAAGGACTATACTATTGCTGAAGGAAGGaggattttttatgttaaaaatgaTAATAGAAGAGTTAGATGCAAGTGTGCAAGTGGGGAAGAGAAGGCTATGATTGCAAAGGCAAAGTTCAAGGCTAAATGTAAGGCTAAAAGGAAAGAGACTGATGCTGCAGAAGTGGATAATTCTGGAGAGAATGGAACTGCTATTGTCCCTAGCAGTGATGATAATGAATGTCCCTGGCTGATTTATTGTGCCTGGAATAGTGCTAGAAGGTGCTACCAGATTAAGACGTATGAGCCTAAACATACTTGTGCTAGGGAATTCGGGTCTAACATGGCTGATCAGAAATGGGTGGCTGATAAATTAGAGAAGAGGTTATTGACCCAACCTCACATGACTCATGGCGAAGCTTTTGATCATATTAAGATAGACTTTAATGTGGTGTGCAGTGACAAGATGATTTATAGAGCTTTAAGGGTTGCTAGGGAAAGGTATGTTGGGAATGAGAGGGCTCAGTATAGAAAGTTGAGAGATTATCTCACTGAAATACACAGAAGCAATCCTAACAGCACTGCATTGCTGGAAACAACCCCCACAATTCCTGGTTCACCGTCATTGTTTAGCAAACTGTATATTTGTCTGGAGGGGTGTAAAAGGGGGTTTAAGGCTGGTTGCAGACCACTGATTGGGTTGGATGGATGCCACCTGAAAGGATATTATGGGGGGCAATTGTTGTCTGCTGTAGGTCAAGATGCAAACAATCACTTCTATGTGATTGCCTATGCGGTGGTTGACAGTGAAACAAAACAAAGTTGGAAGTGGTTTTTACAACTTCTTCAAGAGGATATTGGTAATTGCTCAACAGAAGAATGAAATTTTATCTCGGATCAACAGAAGGTAAATGACCATTGCACTGATTGTATTTGACTTTATTTTACTTGCTGTGATTAAATTTGGGTTGGTGTGGTTGCATTTGAATTGAATTGTTGTTATAATAGTTGCATAGAATTGTTATAATTGTTGTTAATGCTTActgtgattatatttgtgaatgtTAACGCTTActtgtattttctcttctatCCTAAAATCTGGTTGGTTAGTAATTAATACTGCTTCTTTTATTTCAATGTCACAAGTTATACTGAAATTTGGTCGTAAATTAACTTTTCCACTTTGTTTTCTGCGTATATATAGTCATGTCTCAAGCTAATTTTTATATTGTTGCATATTGATTGGATGAGGAAGCGTGCCATACAAAAAAGTGTGTTTCTATTCATGTGATATTATTGGCATATATAAAGAGCATGTTACTTCTTCACCAAATAATATCATGTCTATTGTTGCATAATATAATAGCATGTTACTATTCATGTTATAATAGCATGTTACTGTTCATGTTATATAAAGAGCATGTATAATAGCATGTTACTATTCATGTTATATAAAGAGCATGTTACTGTTCATGTGTTCATGTGATATTATTGGCAGATATTATTAGTGGAATGCGTGACATTTGAATTAGTGTAATTGATTATAAGTCTCTTATGCTCTTGTCTTTTATTTGAATTGTACTATTTGTAgtaattaaatttgaattgatGTCATtatatttgaattgaattgaggTGAAGTTAATATGAAATAGTGTTCTAATAAGGTTTCGGGTGGATGAAAGGGTCTAGATGACTATCAAATTATATTACTAAGGACCAATCTGTCTGATAAATAATTTACTTAGGGGCTTATTTGtctgataaataaattttttgggGATCATACTGTCTGatctatgattttattaaaaaagtcTGTATATGTATTTGTTCATTTTGATGCCTTCTTTAGGGTTTACTGCCTGCTTTGCATGAGGTGATGCCAAATGCACACCACAGGAATTGTGTAAGACACATTTGGAAGAATTTTATTGGGAGGTTCAAGGACAAACAACTAAAAAATATGGTGTGGACATGTGCAAAGAGTAGTACAGATGCAGAGTTCCAACATCATATGCAGAGGCTAAAGAGGATGAACGAAGAAGCATGGACATATCTTGCAAAGTTTCAACCCTCTTGCTGGACCAAATCTTATTTTAGTCATTGGCCAAAACTTGACAACGTGACCAACAACATGAGTGATGTCTGGAACGCCAAAATTAACCACTATAGGGGAAAGCCTATTCTCACCATGTTGGAGGAGCTTCGTTGCTACTTGATGAGGAGAATGGCAAAACACAAGAAGATTCTAAGCACCTACACTGGAGTACTGGCACCAGTTCAGCAAAGAAAATTGGAGGACCTTATGAAGGATACTAAATTCTGGACGGCTCAATGGACTGGTGACAATGATCGTAACGTGTTTGAGGTGCAGACACATTCAAAGAAGGTTGGTGTTAATCTTGGAAGGCATACTTGTACCTGCAATATGTGGCAACTGACAGGTAGTCATAACATGTTGTATTTGACTTACATGAGTTTAAGATATGCATTCTGCTGTATTAAAGTCAACGCTAGTTAATTCATTTGTAGGAATACCATGTGTTCATGCATTAGCAGCTATTCAAAAGAGGTGTGATAGGCCAGAACTATATGTGCATCCTTGGCTAAAGATGGATGCATTTAGAGCAACCTATGAGCATGTCATGAAACCTGTCAACTCAGAAGAGTATTGGGTGAAGACTGGACTACTATCTCCAGATCCACCCATCATTAGGAGACCTGCAGGCCGCCCCACAAAGAAAAAAAGGAAGGCGGACCCTGTTGAAGACGCGCGTGATGGAACAAAAGGACGACGAACATTCAAGGTTACCTGTCAAAAATGTGGCGAATCTGGCCACAATGCAAAAACATGCAAGGGACCACCAAGGCCTAAACCCCCACCAAAGAataaaggtaaaaaaaaaaggtaatgGAAATGGATCCACCATTGCAGCAGGGTCACAGGAAGAAGTACAAGTAACCCTATCAGCCCCTCAACCACAGCCACAGGTACCTTTCTAAATTGGATTATATTCGATGCTTTGTATGCCATTCATGTACTTACTTGTCTTGTTACTTCGTCTTGTGTTAGGAGCAAACTACTAACTCATCCAACCAAGTTGTATCAACAACAAGTTTTAGGCCTCCAAGACCCAGACAACAAATTCTGAGACCTCATGTAGCTCCGGTCACTGCCCCAACACCTCCTATGAAGCTTGTTTCGGCTCCAAGACCTTTACCTCCACCAACTTTAACTCCTCCACCTATAGCCCCATTTGCTCCAGTACCTAGGTCACTCCATCCGAATCAGATACCAAGAATCTCTCCGGAAACAGTTGCTGCTACAAGCTCTGGAACTGCTGCCAGAATATTCAAGTTCATGCCTACACCAGGACTCAACCTCCAAAAGAAGAAATGATATTGCTCTATGATATCATGCTGATTGTAGTTATGTTGTTTAGTTTATTAAGACCCTTTTGTAACAGATTATGGTTATGTAGTGCATTTATGCAACTTTGAGCTATGCTTTTGGAATGTATCTTTGATGCTAGCAACAGATATAAACTAGCTAGGAGTAAGTTTTTTGTTGGAATATTTAGAACTTTGATGCTTGATTTCAAATATATGAAATTATGGTTATTAGACTATTTTGATAATTATGAGTGATGTGATTTGTATTAAATCAGGTTTTTGAAACATTATTTTTGTGAATGCATATGATTCTAATATTGGGCAAAGGAAATTTCATTACACAATTCTGACAGACTATAATATTAGCAATTACACTTTGATCAATTATTCAATTACAATATATCCATACATAATAAGCACTTAATTCCCTTCTTTTCCTACCTAACTATATCTTTCCTAAAAAAATACAAACCAAAAAACCTAGCATGAAAAAGAACACATTTTTTCAATGACTGCTCCACTCCCTCCTTTTACTTATATTCTTAGTCTTCTTTTCTAATTCATCTACCAAATCTTTCAACTTCTTCACCCTCTCTTCCAGTACAACATTATGCTGGCTATCTTGCATTTCATGGGAAAAAAAACTTCGTCAAACCATATAAAAAATTCACAGTGTGGAAGATTCTCCTACATTGAAGGGGAAAATGCACAAAATCAGAATTAACCCATGAATTTTACAATGCATAAAGAAGATACCATATCCAATGTTTTTTACCCTATAATAAGGACAACCAAAGAAAGGTCTTCTTGGGTTCTTATCTGTTCCAAATTCCACAACAATGGCATAAGATCCACAGTGGCATCTTGGATTCTCCCCTCTTGTAATTCCAAATTTGGGGCCACTTGAAGCACTGCTAGCACTACTATCTCCGCTACCTCTAATAACTCGTTGACGATAAGAACTTGCTGAATTCCCTCCACTTGCCATGGTTACACGTTTTCAGAGTAGCACACAAGGATGATTATGACCTTCACACCATTGTTTTAGGATTTAGGGCATCATACAAGAACAAATTTGTAGTTGTAtttttagggactattttgtcttTCATCCCACGTGGCGTTTAACAGCTGACTCATCGGCTGAACGTGACACGTTGGACTCTACCCTTAGAATTTCACGGAGGAAAGTAACAGAAGGACTAAAATGACGGACGTTTACAAAAGTTGGGGACTAATTACATAATTAAATTTTGTTAGGGACCAAAACgtccacttcaaaattttttgGGGACCAATTTGGGTAAATACTCTTACTATTATTACACATGTTcactgaccaaaaaaaaaaactattattacacatgttaattttaaatttttattagacAAAACAatacaatatatataaataatttttataaatcgAATCGCTAGGCCAAATTTTAATTCGTAAATTGTATTCCTTTTTACCTTGCAAGGGGGCGTGCTGTAAATAGGTTAATGCTTGCGATAAGTGTGTTACGGTTAAGGTTCAGCTTGAAATGTGGTTTCAAGGTGTAATGGTATTTATAGTAGTCCTCAATGTACTTGTTTAGGTGtcattattttgattaaaaaaatcatttttcaatgaaaaaatatctttttttattttttagcataTTTGGCAAATTtcgagtagtaaaagtaaaagtactagaaaaatcagaaaaacatctttttttagaagctgtaatttacatatttttttaaaagatctttttttccttaaaaaaaagatgtttttcaggtaataaataaacaaaaaattaattttatattgttatatccaaacataattgataaataaaaagttCTTTTTACacgagatacccaaacataaaattatttttactttttcataagatcttttaaaaaaagataactcgaaaaaagatcttttcttagaagctcacccaaacaagcccaatATAATACTCGAGTTCTTCTTTAGGATTATCTTGTAGCTTAATTATCGACATTTCAGGGGCCTTAGATTgtacttaaaaattttaattcttttttcgCACGAGGCGAAATGTTGCCTTTTTTCAAGTCGATGCGCAGATCAATTTGCTACTTCTTTAGGGGATAGTACTCTGTTTGACTTAAAAACTATTGGGAGACGGTCCTCTTAGTATAGGAGGGTGAAAAACAACATGGAGGTGGCAAAAAGACTTGACAAGGTTTGTATAAAATTTTGAATAGACTACAATCTGATCACTGTCCTATCTTAGTGCGCTATAAAGGTCGCCCTCAATCGAAAAAGAATAAACCCTTTTGATTTCTGGCAGCTTGGACTACTCATCCTGGTTACAGAGATATTGTGAAGCATTCTTGGTGGGCTAGCTATAGAGGGGTGCAGAACAAGCTCTCAGAGGTGTAGAAGAACTCTCTTGCATTTAATTCGACAGTCTTTGGTAACATCTTTGTTAGAAAATGTGAATTGGGTGTCAAATTAACTATTGTCAGAAGCATTTGGAAGTGATGAAAGACTCGGCCATGCGTCAAAAAGAGCAACAGTTGATTGGAGATTATAATAACACTCTTGTGCAAGAGAAGCTTCTTTGGTTTCAAAAATCCGAAGAACAGTGGGTGAAGTTTGGGGACAGAAATACCAGCTTTTTTCATGTTCAGACTCTTGTGTGACGGAAGTTCAGTAAGATTCATTGCCTCTTTCTCAAGGATGGTAGGTGGGAGACAGACCTAGAAATTCTTATTCAAGAAGCTGAATCTTTCAACAAGAGTTTATTTTGTCAGTCAGAGAATGTTGATTTGGGGTGTCTGGAGGATGTTCCACTCCCTTTGTTGAATGAGGAAGCTTGTCGTAATCTTATCGCGCCTGTTACTATGGAGGAAGTTAAATCTTCTGGTTCTTATCCCCAAGGTGGAATCACTAGTATCTATGAAGGATTTCAGACCTATTAGTCTCTGTAACATGATTTACAAGGTAATTACAAAGGTCTTGGTCAATAGACGCCGCCCTCATCTCAACAATATTTATTGGTCCTCTTCAAGGGGGTTTATTCCAAGAA harbors:
- the LOC107623871 gene encoding uncharacterized protein LOC107623871 encodes the protein MFEELGYHAYKKMYWYDPTAPSYEAGLHPIYGDKEIREICDKKREDRETDELCLFFDHPIKEDVDFEDSDDTDEHSEAEVLSDEPISDNDSYDSYESAEDEAYKPPPPGFEDDTDDSYDSFEDEELMKKTKRKGGKRDKKGKKKAVGKKDNARKKGGPKQTTRPNDKYGPNITVGPTPTNGSTPTARPSPTAGGSEFGVGPGIAEEGDDIFSDESDGLGFESEGFDTPQSSDNEGDDFDWLQFNEEADFGDVQLQLNMEFATLDQFKHALKDYTIAEGRRIFYVKNDNRRVRCKCASGEEKAMIAKAKFKAKCKAKRKETDAAEVDNSGENGTAIVPSSDDNECPWLIYCAWNSARRCYQIKTYEPKHTCAREFGSNMADQKWVADKLEKRLLTQPHMTHGEAFDHIKIDFNVVCSDKMIYRALRVARERYVGNERAQYRKLRDYLTEIHRSNPNSTALLETTPTIPGSPSLFSKLYICLEGCKRGFKAGCRPLIGLDGCHLKGYYGGQLLSAVGQDANNHFYVIAYAVVDSETKQSWKWFLQLLQEDIGNCSTEE